The following proteins come from a genomic window of Edaphobacter sp. 4G125:
- a CDS encoding FAD-dependent oxidoreductase, with the protein METASNNPLKTTCCIVGGGPAGIMLGYLFARSGIQVTVLEKHQDFFRDFRGDTIHPSTLELMYELGLLEDLLKIRHSRITQASASIGDEIVTIADLAHLPTHAKFVALMPQWDFLNFLSDEASKFPTFTLRMGWEATGLMKNDGVTTGVLANTPNGSAEIPATLTIGCDGRHAISRQAAHLPLVEEGVPIDVLWLRLSRHSSDPENGLGYANYGTFMVLINRLDYFQVAFLIPKNGFAEIQQQGLDAFQQRIARVVPFLSDRVAEIDSWDKVKLLTVQVNHLAQWSSPGLLCIGDAAHAMSPVGGIGINIALQDAVATANILTEALQSNSLTQHDLQQVQLYRQKAVHYTQRFQIFAHGILDHALRDSGPMKLPLSLRILTRIPGFKYLTARFIGMGLQPQHIRTHAQTL; encoded by the coding sequence ATGGAAACTGCCTCTAACAATCCGCTGAAGACCACCTGCTGCATCGTCGGTGGAGGCCCTGCCGGCATCATGCTCGGTTACCTGTTCGCCCGCTCCGGCATTCAAGTCACCGTGCTCGAAAAGCACCAGGACTTCTTTCGCGACTTCCGCGGTGACACCATCCATCCCTCGACGCTCGAGTTGATGTACGAACTCGGTCTTCTGGAAGATCTGTTGAAGATCCGCCACTCCAGGATCACTCAGGCCTCGGCCAGTATCGGAGATGAGATCGTTACCATTGCTGACCTCGCCCACCTGCCCACCCATGCAAAATTCGTCGCCCTGATGCCTCAATGGGACTTCCTCAACTTCCTCTCTGACGAGGCCTCAAAGTTTCCTACCTTCACCCTCCGCATGGGCTGGGAGGCAACGGGCCTGATGAAGAACGATGGCGTTACGACCGGTGTTCTGGCAAACACGCCCAATGGCTCAGCCGAGATTCCCGCGACCCTCACCATCGGCTGCGATGGACGGCATGCCATCTCACGGCAGGCAGCACACCTCCCCCTCGTCGAAGAAGGAGTCCCTATTGATGTCCTCTGGCTCCGCCTCTCCCGTCACTCCTCCGACCCTGAAAACGGACTTGGTTATGCGAACTACGGGACATTCATGGTGCTCATCAATCGGTTGGATTATTTCCAGGTGGCTTTCCTGATCCCGAAAAACGGCTTTGCGGAGATCCAGCAACAAGGACTCGATGCCTTCCAGCAACGCATCGCACGAGTCGTTCCTTTCCTTAGCGACCGCGTCGCTGAGATCGACTCCTGGGACAAGGTCAAACTCCTGACCGTCCAGGTAAATCATCTGGCACAGTGGTCATCACCAGGCCTGCTTTGCATTGGAGACGCCGCACACGCCATGTCTCCCGTCGGAGGCATCGGCATCAACATCGCCCTGCAGGATGCCGTCGCCACTGCAAACATCCTCACTGAGGCGCTGCAATCCAATTCCCTCACGCAGCATGATCTTCAGCAGGTCCAGTTGTATCGCCAGAAGGCAGTGCATTACACTCAGCGCTTCCAGATCTTCGCCCACGGCATCCTCGACCACGCCCTGCGAGACTCCGGTCCGATGAAGCTCCCATTGTCGCTGCGAATTCTTACCCGTATCCCCGGTTTCAAATACCTCACTGCGCGTTTTATCGGAATGGGCCTTCAACCCCAACATATCCGAACTCACGCACAAACTCTTTGA
- the lexA gene encoding transcriptional repressor LexA yields MAITRRQKEVLDFLSSFTQRNGYSPSYEEIASGLGLSSLATVHKHVTNLQNKGLLQRAHNRSRSIDVLPPRSSRRAADRLPLLGRIAAGRPVEAIETAESISLGDIIGNREVFALEVRGDSMRDEHIVSGDYVLVERTRTAREGEIVVALVDGTDATLKRFYHEGSMIRLQPSNTEMAPIFAPAASVSIQGKVLGVLRKYA; encoded by the coding sequence GGATACTCCCCCTCTTACGAAGAGATCGCCTCCGGCCTCGGCCTTAGTTCTTTGGCCACAGTTCATAAACACGTGACCAACCTGCAAAATAAAGGACTGCTGCAACGCGCCCATAATCGCAGCCGTTCCATCGATGTCCTGCCACCGCGCAGCAGCAGACGAGCGGCCGATCGCCTTCCGCTCCTCGGACGCATCGCCGCTGGCCGCCCCGTTGAGGCCATTGAAACTGCGGAGAGCATCTCCCTGGGCGACATCATCGGCAACCGTGAGGTCTTCGCTCTCGAAGTCCGCGGCGACTCCATGCGTGACGAGCACATCGTCTCCGGCGACTACGTTCTGGTCGAGCGAACCCGTACCGCCCGCGAAGGCGAGATCGTTGTCGCTTTGGTTGATGGCACTGACGCCACCTTAAAGCGCTTCTACCATGAAGGCAGCATGATCCGTCTGCAACCTTCCAACACCGAGATGGCCCCCATCTTTGCTCCCGCCGCCAGCGTCAGTATTCAGGGCAAGGTCCTCGGCGTCCTGCGCAAATACGCCTGA
- a CDS encoding HAD family hydrolase, producing MTTAVPRLIVFDLDGTLIDSRKDLCNSVNAMLVHLGKRALPEEVIASYIGDGASMLVRRALGDPEGDAHDEEYVIEAVNYFLEYYRIHKLDFTYVYPGAMEALAAIRAARPEVLMAVLTNKPVNPSRAICDHFGISSYMFQNYGGNSFHTKKPDPHGLKTLIAEASAIAGSAITATETLMIGDTDVDVLTARAVGAVSVGCSFGLAPERLAAAKPDFMASSAMAWLEAAGVPLPLS from the coding sequence ATGACAACTGCGGTGCCTCGTTTAATTGTGTTCGACCTGGACGGAACCCTGATCGACTCACGAAAGGATCTTTGTAACTCGGTGAATGCGATGCTGGTCCACCTGGGAAAACGAGCTCTTCCCGAGGAAGTGATTGCCAGCTATATCGGCGATGGCGCCTCGATGCTAGTGAGGCGGGCGCTGGGCGATCCCGAGGGCGATGCGCATGATGAGGAGTATGTCATCGAGGCTGTGAACTACTTCCTCGAGTATTACCGGATCCACAAGCTGGACTTTACTTACGTCTACCCAGGCGCGATGGAGGCCCTGGCGGCGATTCGGGCTGCTCGGCCTGAGGTACTGATGGCAGTGTTGACGAACAAACCGGTTAATCCCTCAAGAGCGATCTGTGATCACTTTGGAATTTCGTCGTATATGTTCCAGAACTACGGGGGCAACAGCTTTCATACCAAAAAGCCTGATCCGCATGGATTGAAGACACTGATCGCTGAAGCTTCAGCGATTGCCGGATCAGCGATCACTGCAACCGAGACCCTGATGATCGGGGACACGGATGTCGATGTTCTAACAGCGAGAGCCGTCGGCGCGGTTTCGGTAGGGTGCAGCTTTGGGCTGGCTCCAGAACGATTGGCAGCGGCTAAACCGGATTTTATGGCGAGCTCTGCGATGGCGTGGCTGGAGGCCGCCGGGGTCCCCCTCCCCCTATCTTAA
- a CDS encoding efflux RND transporter periplasmic adaptor subunit, with amino-acid sequence MATQRKQKRKIWLWTGLAGLVVAVILGVAVAARGNSAKLEPSQLAKVEKGDIARSVVATGKVQPITKVSVKSKASGIVTKLYVDINQHVKQGQDLAQLDEVEILAQVNAQKAQLIAAESNARAAQAAIEYDKVNAEAPDLPNFKHTYERALEMSKDGVVSQQALDDAQQKYLAAANMRDKAVAQIAVDTSKLHQAEAQVKQSQASLKQLEEQLSYTTIVSPMDGVVLSRDVELGDAVSSILVMGSTATLVMTVGDTNQVYVQGKVDESDIGKVYMGQPARIKVESFKDKTFLGKVTKIAPLGVEKDNVTTFEVRVSIDNPGGELKANMTANAEILLDEHKGVLTVPEQAVVYDKDRNASVEVPDSKMKNGRRKVAIKPGISNGTRTEILSGLNAGDTVILQQ; translated from the coding sequence TTGGCTACACAACGAAAGCAAAAGCGCAAAATCTGGCTCTGGACCGGTTTGGCGGGTCTGGTAGTCGCCGTCATTCTCGGCGTGGCGGTCGCGGCTCGCGGAAATAGCGCTAAGCTCGAACCCTCACAGCTCGCCAAGGTCGAAAAAGGGGATATCGCCCGCTCCGTCGTTGCAACCGGAAAAGTCCAACCCATCACCAAGGTCTCGGTCAAATCCAAGGCATCCGGTATCGTCACCAAGCTCTACGTCGACATCAACCAGCACGTAAAACAAGGCCAGGATCTCGCCCAACTCGATGAGGTCGAGATCCTGGCTCAGGTCAACGCACAGAAGGCCCAGCTTATCGCTGCCGAATCCAACGCTCGCGCCGCCCAGGCAGCCATTGAGTACGACAAAGTCAATGCCGAAGCCCCCGACCTTCCCAACTTCAAGCACACCTACGAGCGAGCCCTGGAGATGTCCAAAGATGGCGTCGTTTCTCAGCAGGCCCTCGATGACGCTCAGCAAAAATATCTTGCTGCAGCCAATATGCGCGATAAAGCTGTCGCCCAGATTGCAGTCGACACTTCTAAACTTCACCAGGCCGAAGCTCAGGTCAAACAGTCGCAAGCCTCTCTCAAGCAACTCGAGGAACAGCTCAGCTACACCACTATCGTCTCCCCCATGGATGGAGTCGTGCTCTCCCGCGACGTCGAACTTGGCGATGCCGTCAGCTCCATCCTTGTCATGGGCTCCACTGCAACCCTTGTCATGACCGTTGGGGACACCAACCAGGTCTATGTCCAGGGCAAAGTCGACGAGTCCGACATCGGCAAGGTCTACATGGGCCAGCCCGCGCGCATCAAGGTCGAGTCCTTCAAAGACAAAACCTTCCTCGGTAAGGTCACCAAGATCGCTCCCCTCGGCGTCGAAAAAGACAACGTCACGACCTTCGAGGTCCGAGTCTCCATCGATAATCCCGGTGGCGAGCTCAAGGCCAATATGACTGCCAACGCCGAGATCCTCCTCGACGAACATAAGGGCGTTCTGACCGTCCCCGAACAGGCTGTTGTCTATGACAAGGACCGCAACGCATCCGTCGAAGTGCCGGACTCAAAGATGAAAAACGGTCGTCGCAAAGTCGCGATCAAGCCGGGTATCTCCAATGGCACCCGAACCGAAATTCTCTCCGGACTCAACGCCGGCGACACCGTTATCCTCCAGCAATAG
- a CDS encoding DUF4097 family beta strand repeat-containing protein produces the protein MNVRHLFATTILIAATAAYAAEGNFERTLNVSNSPNVSVATGSGNIHIKPGSDTQVHIIGHVHSNSGWFGSDAESRVRQIVDNPPIVQNGNDITIGERHSNDLFRNISIDYDISLPRSTNIAATTGSGDMEIQNVGATLKAQTGSGNIRARGIAGQSTLGTGSGDIDFQQTSPGDVRAETGSGNIVLRGLSGALKSSTGSGNIEIDGQPTSDWKISTGSGNVQLALGNGAHFNLSADTGSGSVSVAQPITMQGSLNRHHISGSVNGGGPTIRANTGSGDITIR, from the coding sequence ATGAACGTCCGCCATCTCTTTGCAACAACAATCCTCATCGCCGCTACCGCCGCCTACGCCGCCGAAGGCAATTTTGAACGGACACTGAACGTCAGTAATTCCCCGAACGTCTCGGTTGCCACGGGCTCCGGCAACATCCACATCAAGCCCGGCTCCGACACGCAGGTCCACATTATCGGCCACGTCCACTCCAACTCCGGATGGTTTGGCTCGGATGCTGAATCACGTGTCCGGCAGATTGTCGATAACCCGCCCATCGTTCAGAACGGAAATGACATCACCATTGGCGAGCGGCACTCCAACGACCTCTTCCGCAACATCTCCATCGATTACGACATCTCCCTTCCTCGTTCCACCAACATCGCCGCCACCACTGGCTCTGGCGATATGGAGATCCAGAATGTCGGTGCTACTCTCAAAGCTCAGACAGGCTCCGGAAACATTCGCGCCCGAGGAATCGCCGGCCAATCCACACTTGGCACCGGTTCGGGTGATATCGACTTTCAACAGACTTCCCCTGGTGATGTCCGTGCCGAGACTGGCTCTGGAAACATCGTTCTCCGTGGCCTCTCGGGTGCGCTCAAATCCTCTACCGGATCCGGAAATATCGAGATCGACGGCCAGCCTACCTCCGACTGGAAGATTTCAACCGGCTCTGGAAACGTCCAGCTTGCCCTCGGCAATGGAGCTCATTTTAATCTCTCGGCCGACACTGGCTCCGGAAGCGTCAGCGTTGCACAGCCTATCACCATGCAGGGTAGCCTCAATCGCCACCACATCAGCGGCTCGGTCAACGGCGGCGGGCCTACCATCCGCGCCAACACCGGCTCTGGAGACATCACCATCCGTTAG